Proteins encoded in a region of the Massilia sp. UMI-21 genome:
- a CDS encoding hybrid sensor histidine kinase/response regulator: MSVQDPSKLLIVDDLPENLRALDALIRGEGRLVYQASSGDQALALMLEHEFALAILDVQMPGMDGFELAELMRSTTRTRNIPIVFVSAAGRELNYAFKGYETGAVDFLYKPLDPDAVRSKVNVFVTLDQQRRQMQRQMAALERSRQEQETLLRELNQTQEELQRSLRMRDEFMSLVAHELRTPLNTLFLETQMRSLQLKRGTLASINPDQFEAMIRRDERQIKSMIRLIDDMLDVSRMRSGQLSIRPGQVQLMDLLERVVSDLSLQASATGCKLSLQSHPPIEGCWDEFRIEQVVVNLLTNALRYGGGQPVEVSVQYVKDTVSIHVRDEGKGISPGDLERIFEPYERGARNGEPKGLGLGLYISRQLAISHGGELRVTSKPGEGSTFTLTLPTCEQTAAVTTAA; encoded by the coding sequence ATGAGCGTCCAAGACCCAAGCAAACTCCTGATCGTCGACGACCTGCCGGAGAACCTGCGCGCCCTCGACGCGCTGATCCGCGGCGAAGGACGCCTGGTCTACCAGGCCTCGTCGGGCGACCAGGCGCTGGCCCTGATGCTCGAACACGAGTTCGCGCTCGCCATCCTCGACGTGCAGATGCCGGGCATGGACGGCTTCGAGCTGGCCGAACTGATGCGCTCGACGACCCGCACCCGCAACATCCCGATCGTGTTCGTGTCCGCCGCCGGGCGCGAGCTGAACTACGCCTTCAAGGGCTACGAGACCGGGGCCGTCGACTTTCTCTACAAGCCGCTCGACCCGGACGCGGTGCGCAGCAAGGTCAACGTGTTCGTCACGCTCGACCAGCAGCGCCGCCAGATGCAGCGCCAGATGGCCGCGCTCGAGCGCAGCCGCCAGGAGCAGGAAACCCTGCTGCGCGAGCTGAACCAGACCCAGGAAGAGCTGCAGCGTTCCCTGCGCATGCGCGACGAATTCATGTCGCTGGTGGCGCACGAACTGCGGACCCCGCTCAATACCCTGTTCCTGGAAACGCAGATGCGCAGCCTGCAGCTCAAGCGCGGCACGCTGGCCTCGATCAATCCCGACCAGTTCGAGGCCATGATCCGGCGCGACGAGCGCCAGATCAAGTCGATGATCCGCCTGATCGACGACATGCTCGACGTCTCGCGCATGCGCAGCGGCCAGCTGTCGATCCGGCCCGGCCAGGTCCAGCTGATGGACCTGCTGGAACGGGTGGTGAGCGACCTGTCGCTGCAGGCCAGCGCCACCGGCTGCAAGCTGTCGCTGCAGTCCCATCCGCCGATCGAGGGCTGCTGGGACGAATTCCGCATCGAGCAGGTGGTGGTGAACCTGCTCACCAACGCGCTGCGCTATGGCGGCGGCCAGCCGGTCGAAGTCAGCGTGCAGTATGTCAAGGACACGGTCAGCATCCATGTGCGCGACGAAGGCAAGGGCATCTCGCCCGGCGACCTGGAGCGCATCTTCGAGCCCTACGAACGCGGCGCGCGCAACGGCGAGCCGAAAGGCCTGGGACTGGGCCTCTACATTTCGCGCCAGCTCGCCATTTCGCATGGCGGCGAACTGCGCGTGACCAGCAAGCCGGGCGAGGGCTCGACCTTTACCCTGACGCTGCCGACCTGCGAGCAGACGGCGGCGGTGACCACGGCGGCGTAG
- a CDS encoding chemotaxis protein CheB — protein sequence MDQALAGRRTELVVIGGSAGGVDALFKLLPAIPADYPSAVVCILHVPADRGSRLAELFELRAAVPVREARDKEPVEPGVIYFAGSGYHLSVERDRCFSLSCEAPVQFARPAIDVLMESAADAYGPRMAGVLLTGANHDGADGMCRIRERGGLTVVQDPLEAQASAMPEEAIRRCAPDLVLPLSGIRALLPMLRNP from the coding sequence ATCGACCAGGCCCTGGCGGGGCGCCGTACCGAACTGGTCGTGATCGGCGGCTCGGCCGGCGGCGTCGACGCGCTCTTCAAGCTGCTGCCGGCGATTCCCGCCGACTACCCCTCGGCGGTGGTGTGCATCCTGCACGTGCCGGCCGACCGCGGCAGCCGCCTGGCCGAACTGTTCGAACTGCGCGCCGCCGTGCCGGTGCGCGAGGCGCGCGACAAGGAGCCGGTCGAGCCGGGCGTCATCTACTTCGCCGGTTCGGGGTATCATCTCTCGGTCGAGCGTGACCGCTGCTTTTCGCTCAGCTGCGAGGCGCCGGTGCAGTTTGCGCGTCCGGCGATCGACGTGCTGATGGAATCCGCCGCCGATGCCTACGGCCCCCGGATGGCCGGCGTCCTGTTGACCGGCGCCAACCACGACGGCGCCGACGGCATGTGCCGGATCCGCGAGCGCGGCGGCCTGACCGTCGTGCAGGATCCCCTTGAAGCCCAGGCAAGCGCGATGCCGGAGGAAGCCATCCGCCGCTGCGCCCCCGATCTCGTGCTGCCCCTGTCCGGTATTCGGGCACTGCTTCCCATGCTGAGGAACCCATGA
- a CDS encoding protein-glutamate O-methyltransferase CheR: MNPNNPPAPPDDFDIELKMLMEAVYLKYNYDFRDYTGASQKRRILVAMREMECETVSALQAKVMHAPDGFAQLLQYLTIPVTEMFRDPEYWQALREHVLPFLKTYPSLKIWVAGCSTGEEVYSLAILLQEEGLLERTIIYATDINPASLDAARKGVFPLDRMRTYTENYQKAGGKGSFSDYYTAAYNGALFNRVLIENVTFADHSLATDSVFAETHLVSCRNVLIYFNRKLQDRVLGLFHESLCYRGFLGLGSKESIEFSSHAGRFDVLLRRERIYRKGVA; encoded by the coding sequence ATGAACCCGAACAATCCCCCGGCGCCGCCGGACGACTTCGACATCGAGCTGAAGATGCTCATGGAAGCGGTCTACCTGAAATACAACTACGACTTCAGGGACTACACGGGGGCGTCGCAGAAGCGCCGCATCCTGGTCGCCATGCGCGAGATGGAGTGCGAGACCGTGTCCGCCCTGCAGGCCAAGGTGATGCATGCGCCGGACGGCTTCGCCCAGTTGCTGCAGTACCTGACGATTCCGGTCACCGAGATGTTCCGCGACCCGGAGTACTGGCAGGCGCTGCGCGAACACGTGCTGCCTTTCCTGAAGACCTATCCATCGCTGAAGATCTGGGTGGCCGGCTGCAGTACCGGAGAAGAGGTGTATTCGCTGGCGATCCTGCTGCAGGAAGAAGGGCTGCTCGAACGCACCATCATCTACGCCACCGACATCAATCCGGCATCGCTGGACGCGGCGCGCAAAGGCGTGTTTCCGCTCGACCGCATGCGGACCTATACCGAGAACTACCAGAAGGCGGGCGGCAAGGGTTCGTTCTCGGACTATTACACGGCAGCCTACAACGGCGCCCTGTTCAACCGCGTGCTGATCGAGAACGTGACCTTTGCCGACCACAGCCTGGCGACCGACAGCGTGTTCGCGGAGACCCACCTGGTCAGCTGCCGCAATGTGCTGATCTACTTCAACCGCAAGCTGCAGGACCGCGTGCTCGGCCTGTTCCACGAATCCTTGTGCTACCGCGGCTTCCTGGGGCTGGGCAGCAAGGAGAGCATCGAGTTCTCCAGCCACGCCGGGCGCTTCGACGTGCTGTTGCGACGCGAGCGCATCTACCGCAAGGGTGTCGCGTGA
- a CDS encoding response regulator, whose translation MAGTSIDNLQFRRILTRNVALPLAMSVVTAIVFIGIIAYLISILNRVEHSERVIGNAQEVSKLAADMETGMRGYLLAGDEAFLSPYLLALQRVRSGLDGVAEMVADNPAQRERVKRIQAAQAQWKDFAAEMVERRRRNDPAYIDAVRTGRGKILTDEIRRTFDEFLDVERRLLRERNEDARRVTTWSVASFLLLSLSVGGGLAMFGRRQLVTLSTSYQETIEHEAEHNAQLRHQDWLRTGQAELASRSAGIHTLEPLAEAVLGHVTRYLDGVVAAMYVRSEEGTLRRIGAYGFAYDATEHAQLIQPTESLASQAANENRIVHLRELPDDYIKVGSALGEASPREILIAPVYNYGKVKGVIEIGFLHAATARDREFMELIAPSVGSSMAAVLYRQRLQHALEETQTLNEELQVQQEELRTANEELEEQSRALEESQTALENQQSELRATNDQLAEQALNLDMKNTALTGAQEQLRQRALELERASRYKSEFLANMSHELRTPLNSSLILAKLLADNVAGNLNEEQVRFAQTIYSAGNDLLHLINDILDISKVEAGKLELVPEEVPVRRMVEGLARSFEPLARQKSLDFSVAIEPNVPAAITTDRQRVEQILKNLLSNAVKFTDSGAVRMSVSVTPEGWVQFGVRDSGIGIAPDQHDKIFEAFHQADGTTSRRFGGTGLGLSISRDLTSLLGGTLGVSSQPGEGSLFTLSLPRNGAVSATPPAAPAMAQGLPAAPAAPAIAATPAPTAAPAPFEPAASFPDDRDKPAAVSGARSRTVLVIEDEPEFARILFDLAHELDYRCLVGLSAGEGLALAASQKPDAVLLDIRLPDSSGLSVLQQLKDNPATRHIPVHIVSSMDNGAEALHLGAIGYALKPTSREQLEEVFRKLQEKSSQKIKRVLLVEDDERQRESVVQLIADADVEIAAVGTAGEALALLHDRIFDCMIIDLKLPDMQGRELLERMSHEELCSFPPVIVYTGRNLTRDEEAELLKYSRSIIIKGARSPERLLDEVTLFLHKVESELSSERQTMLKAVRGRDRVFEGRTILLVDDDVRNVFALTSALESRGAKVEVGRNGFEAIDKLDQVPGIDLVLMDVMMPGMDGLEATRRIRADGRFDRLPIIAITAKAMKDDQEQCLAAGANDYLAKPIDLSRLYSLLRVWMPALERM comes from the coding sequence ATGGCCGGCACCTCCATCGATAATCTACAGTTTCGCCGCATCCTGACCCGGAATGTGGCCTTGCCGCTGGCAATGAGCGTGGTCACGGCAATCGTGTTCATCGGCATCATTGCTTACCTGATCAGTATCCTGAACCGGGTCGAGCACTCCGAACGCGTGATCGGCAACGCACAGGAGGTCAGCAAGCTGGCCGCGGACATGGAAACCGGCATGCGCGGCTACCTGCTGGCCGGTGACGAGGCCTTCCTGTCGCCCTACCTGCTGGCGCTGCAGCGTGTGCGGAGCGGGCTGGACGGAGTGGCGGAGATGGTCGCCGACAATCCGGCCCAACGCGAGCGCGTCAAGCGTATCCAGGCCGCCCAGGCCCAATGGAAGGACTTCGCGGCCGAAATGGTCGAGCGCCGCCGGCGCAACGACCCCGCCTATATCGACGCCGTGCGCACCGGCCGCGGCAAGATCCTGACCGACGAGATCCGCCGCACCTTCGACGAGTTCCTGGACGTGGAGCGGCGCCTGCTGCGCGAGCGGAACGAGGATGCGCGCCGCGTCACCACCTGGTCGGTGGCCAGTTTCCTGCTGCTGAGCCTTTCGGTGGGAGGCGGGCTGGCCATGTTCGGTCGCCGCCAGCTGGTCACCCTGTCCACCTCCTACCAGGAGACCATCGAACACGAAGCCGAGCACAATGCCCAGCTGCGCCACCAGGACTGGCTGCGCACCGGCCAGGCCGAACTGGCCAGCCGCAGCGCCGGCATCCACACGCTCGAGCCGCTGGCCGAGGCGGTGCTGGGGCACGTGACGCGCTACCTGGACGGCGTGGTCGCGGCCATGTACGTGCGCAGCGAAGAAGGCACCCTGCGCCGCATCGGCGCCTACGGATTCGCCTACGACGCCACCGAGCATGCCCAGCTGATCCAGCCGACCGAATCGCTGGCCAGCCAGGCCGCCAACGAGAACCGCATCGTGCACCTGCGCGAGCTGCCGGACGACTATATCAAGGTCGGCTCGGCGCTGGGCGAAGCCTCGCCGCGCGAAATCCTGATCGCGCCCGTCTACAACTACGGCAAGGTCAAGGGTGTGATCGAAATCGGTTTCCTGCATGCGGCGACGGCGCGCGACCGCGAATTCATGGAGCTGATCGCGCCAAGCGTGGGGTCCTCGATGGCGGCGGTGCTGTACCGCCAGCGCCTGCAGCATGCGCTGGAAGAAACCCAGACCCTGAACGAGGAACTGCAGGTGCAGCAGGAAGAGCTGCGCACCGCCAACGAAGAGCTGGAGGAGCAGTCGCGCGCGCTCGAGGAGTCGCAGACCGCGCTGGAAAACCAGCAGTCCGAGCTGCGCGCCACCAACGACCAGCTGGCCGAGCAGGCGCTCAACCTCGACATGAAGAACACGGCGCTCACCGGCGCCCAGGAGCAGCTGCGCCAGCGCGCGCTGGAACTGGAACGCGCCAGCCGCTACAAGTCGGAATTCCTGGCCAATATGTCGCACGAACTGCGCACGCCGCTCAACAGTTCGCTGATCCTGGCCAAGCTGCTGGCCGATAACGTGGCCGGCAACCTCAACGAAGAGCAGGTGCGCTTCGCCCAGACCATCTACTCGGCCGGCAACGACCTGCTGCACCTGATTAACGACATCCTCGACATCTCCAAGGTCGAGGCGGGCAAGCTCGAACTGGTGCCGGAAGAGGTGCCGGTGCGCCGCATGGTCGAGGGCCTGGCGCGCAGTTTCGAGCCGCTGGCGCGTCAGAAGTCGCTCGACTTCAGCGTGGCCATCGAGCCGAACGTGCCGGCCGCGATCACCACCGACCGCCAGCGCGTGGAGCAGATCCTCAAGAACCTGCTGTCCAACGCCGTCAAGTTCACCGACAGCGGGGCCGTGCGCATGAGCGTCTCGGTCACGCCGGAAGGCTGGGTGCAGTTCGGGGTGCGCGACTCCGGCATCGGCATCGCCCCGGACCAGCACGACAAGATCTTCGAGGCCTTCCACCAGGCCGACGGCACCACCAGCCGCCGTTTCGGCGGCACCGGCCTGGGCCTGTCGATCTCGCGCGACCTCACCAGCCTGCTGGGCGGCACCCTGGGCGTGTCCAGCCAGCCGGGCGAGGGCAGCCTGTTCACCCTGAGCCTGCCACGCAACGGCGCGGTGTCGGCCACCCCGCCGGCCGCCCCGGCCATGGCGCAGGGCTTGCCGGCAGCGCCGGCCGCGCCGGCGATCGCGGCGACGCCGGCCCCGACCGCCGCCCCGGCGCCCTTCGAGCCCGCCGCCAGCTTCCCGGACGACCGCGACAAGCCGGCGGCCGTGTCGGGCGCCCGCTCGCGCACCGTGCTGGTGATCGAGGACGAACCGGAATTCGCGCGCATCCTGTTCGACCTGGCGCACGAACTCGACTACCGCTGCCTGGTGGGCCTGAGCGCCGGCGAAGGACTGGCCCTGGCCGCCAGCCAGAAGCCGGACGCCGTGCTGCTCGACATCCGCCTGCCGGACAGCTCGGGCCTGTCGGTGCTGCAGCAACTGAAGGACAATCCGGCCACCCGCCATATCCCGGTGCACATCGTGTCGAGCATGGACAACGGCGCCGAGGCGCTGCACCTGGGCGCGATCGGCTATGCGCTCAAGCCGACCAGCCGCGAACAGCTGGAGGAAGTGTTCCGCAAGCTGCAGGAAAAATCGAGCCAGAAGATCAAGCGCGTGCTGCTGGTCGAGGACGACGAGCGCCAGCGCGAGAGCGTGGTGCAGCTCATCGCCGATGCCGACGTCGAGATCGCGGCGGTGGGCACCGCCGGCGAAGCCCTGGCCCTGCTGCACGACCGGATCTTCGACTGCATGATCATCGACCTCAAGCTGCCCGACATGCAGGGCCGGGAGCTGCTCGAACGCATGTCGCACGAGGAGTTGTGCTCGTTCCCGCCGGTGATCGTCTACACCGGCCGCAACCTCACGCGCGACGAAGAGGCCGAACTGCTCAAGTATTCGCGCTCGATCATCATCAAGGGCGCCCGTTCGCCCGAGCGCCTGCTGGACGAGGTCACGCTGTTCCTGCACAAGGTCGAGAGCGAGCTCTCGTCCGAGCGCCAGACCATGCTCAAGGCCGTGCGCGGGCGCGACCGGGTGTTCGAAGGGCGTACCATCCTGCTGGTGGACGACGACGTGCGCAACGTGTTCGCACTGACCAGCGCGCTGGAGTCGCGCGGGGCGAAGGTCGAGGTCGGCCGGAACGGATTCGAGGCAATCGACAAGCTCGACCAGGTTCCAGGCATCGACCTGGTGCTGATGGACGTCATGATGCCGGGCATGGACGGCCTGGAAGCGACCCGCCGCATCCGCGCGGACGGCCGCTTCGACCGCCTGCCGATCATCGCGATCACCGCCAAGGCCATGAAGGACGACCAGGAACAGTGCCTGGCGGCCGGCGCCAACGACTACCTGGCCAAGCCGATCGACCTGAGCCGCCTGTATTCGCTGCTGCGCGTCTGGATGCCCGCACTGGAACGTATGTGA
- a CDS encoding excinuclease ABC subunit UvrA has product MRHKHNAPQAAGESREGYVRVRGAREHNLKNVDVDIPRGALVVFTGVSGSGKSSLAFGTLYAEAQRRYLESVSPYARRLFHQMPVPEVDEIDGLPPAVALQQQRGSPTARSSVGSVSTLSNSLRMLYSRAGDYPPGQELLYAESFSPNTPEGACPQCSGLGRVYEVTEQSLVPDDTLTIRERAVAAWPPAWHGQNLRDILVTMGYDVDTPWRDLPKKDRDWILFTDETPTVPVYAGLSPKETRAALRRKDTPSYQGTFTGARRYVLQTFANTESASMKKRVARYMVSTECPLCHGKRLRQEALSVTFAGIDIMDLSRMPLARLSELLGPYAAGKAARDKTRAKEHPEQMIVTRRIAQDLCARLGVLLELGLGYLALDRSTPTLSPGELQRLRLATQVRSNLFGVVYVLDEPSAGLHPADTEALLDALAQLKSAGNSLFVVEHALDVIRRADWIVDVGPAAGELGGQVLYSGVPDGLKKIQDSQTRRYLFGEAPPARRTPRQPSGWLRLEGVRRNNLDGIDAAFPLGVMSAVTGVSGSGKSSLVSQVLVELVGAALGQARPEHEAPDADESGLEQEAALPLEGRIVAGMEGIRRMVRVDQKPIGRTPRSNLATYTGLFDQVRKLFAATPDARKRRYDAGRFSFNVAKGRCEHCAGEGFVMVELLFLPSVYAPCPTCEGARYNAKTLEVRYRDRNIAEVLGMTVGEAIRFFEGEPLVERSLAVLAEVGLDYLRLGQPATELSGGEAQRIKLAAELQRAGRGNTLYVLDEPTTGLHPRDADRLVTQLNRLVDAGNTVIVVEHTMRVVAGCDWVIDVGPGAGDQGGKLVCAGPPQEVARCKASRTAPYLAAHLA; this is encoded by the coding sequence ATGCGTCACAAGCACAACGCGCCACAGGCCGCTGGCGAAAGCCGCGAAGGCTATGTCCGGGTGCGCGGCGCCCGCGAGCACAACCTGAAGAATGTCGACGTCGACATCCCGCGCGGCGCGCTGGTCGTCTTTACCGGCGTATCCGGTTCGGGCAAGTCCTCGCTGGCCTTCGGCACCCTGTACGCGGAAGCGCAGCGGCGCTACCTGGAGTCGGTGTCGCCCTACGCGCGGCGCCTGTTCCACCAGATGCCGGTGCCGGAAGTCGACGAGATCGACGGCCTGCCGCCGGCGGTGGCCCTGCAGCAGCAGCGCGGCTCGCCCACCGCGCGCTCCTCGGTAGGCAGCGTCAGCACCCTGTCGAATTCCCTGCGCATGCTGTACTCGCGCGCCGGCGACTATCCGCCCGGCCAGGAGCTGCTGTATGCCGAATCGTTCTCGCCGAATACCCCGGAAGGGGCCTGCCCGCAGTGCTCGGGCCTGGGCCGCGTCTATGAAGTCACCGAGCAGTCGCTGGTGCCGGACGATACGCTCACCATCCGCGAGCGGGCGGTGGCGGCCTGGCCGCCGGCCTGGCACGGCCAGAACCTGCGCGATATCCTGGTGACCATGGGCTACGATGTCGACACCCCCTGGCGCGACCTGCCGAAGAAGGACCGCGACTGGATCCTGTTCACCGACGAGACCCCGACCGTGCCGGTGTATGCCGGCCTGAGTCCGAAGGAAACGCGCGCCGCGCTCAGGCGCAAGGACACGCCCAGCTACCAGGGCACCTTTACCGGCGCGCGCCGCTACGTGCTGCAGACCTTCGCCAACACCGAGAGCGCCTCGATGAAGAAGCGCGTGGCGCGCTACATGGTGAGCACGGAGTGCCCGCTGTGCCACGGCAAGCGCCTGCGCCAGGAAGCGCTGTCGGTGACCTTCGCCGGCATCGACATCATGGACCTGTCGCGCATGCCGCTGGCGCGCCTGAGCGAACTGCTCGGACCCTACGCCGCCGGCAAGGCCGCCAGGGACAAGACGCGCGCAAAGGAACACCCGGAGCAGATGATCGTCACCCGGCGCATCGCCCAGGACCTGTGCGCGCGCCTGGGCGTGCTGCTCGAGCTCGGCCTGGGCTACCTGGCGCTGGACCGCAGCACGCCGACCCTGTCGCCGGGCGAGTTGCAGCGCCTGCGCCTGGCGACCCAGGTGCGCTCCAACCTGTTCGGCGTGGTCTACGTGCTGGACGAACCCTCGGCCGGCCTGCATCCGGCCGACACCGAAGCCCTGCTCGACGCCCTGGCCCAGTTAAAAAGCGCCGGCAACTCGCTGTTCGTGGTCGAGCATGCGCTGGATGTGATCCGGCGCGCCGACTGGATCGTCGACGTCGGCCCGGCCGCGGGCGAGCTGGGCGGACAGGTCCTGTACAGCGGCGTCCCCGATGGCCTGAAGAAAATCCAGGATTCGCAGACCCGCCGCTACCTGTTCGGCGAGGCGCCGCCGGCACGGCGCACGCCGCGCCAGCCGAGCGGCTGGCTGCGCCTGGAGGGCGTGCGGCGCAACAACCTGGACGGCATCGACGCCGCATTCCCGCTCGGCGTGATGAGCGCGGTGACCGGGGTCTCGGGCTCCGGCAAGTCCAGCCTGGTCAGCCAGGTACTGGTGGAGCTGGTCGGCGCCGCCCTGGGCCAGGCCAGGCCGGAGCATGAGGCGCCGGACGCCGACGAATCCGGCCTGGAGCAGGAAGCCGCGCTGCCGCTCGAGGGCCGCATCGTCGCCGGCATGGAGGGCATCCGGCGCATGGTGCGGGTCGACCAGAAGCCGATCGGCCGCACCCCGCGTTCCAACCTGGCCACCTACACCGGCCTGTTCGACCAGGTGCGCAAGCTGTTCGCCGCCACGCCGGACGCCCGCAAGCGCCGCTACGACGCCGGCCGTTTTTCCTTCAACGTGGCCAAGGGCCGCTGCGAGCACTGCGCGGGCGAGGGTTTCGTGATGGTCGAGCTGCTGTTCCTGCCCAGCGTCTACGCCCCGTGCCCGACCTGCGAGGGCGCGCGCTACAACGCCAAGACCCTCGAGGTGCGCTATCGCGACAGGAACATCGCCGAGGTACTGGGCATGACGGTGGGGGAGGCGATCCGCTTCTTCGAGGGCGAGCCGCTGGTCGAGCGTTCGCTGGCGGTGCTGGCGGAAGTGGGCCTGGACTACCTGCGCCTGGGCCAGCCTGCCACCGAGCTGTCGGGCGGCGAGGCGCAGCGCATCAAGCTGGCGGCCGAGTTGCAACGCGCCGGACGCGGCAACACCCTGTATGTGCTGGACGAACCGACCACCGGCCTGCATCCGCGGGACGCCGACCGCCTGGTGACCCAGCTCAATCGCCTGGTCGATGCCGGCAACACGGTCATCGTGGTCGAGCATACGATGCGGGTGGTGGCAGGCTGCGACTGGGTGATCGACGTCGGCCCCGGCGCCGGCGACCAAGGCGGCAAGCTGGTCTGCGCCGGGCCGCCGCAGGAGGTGGCGCGCTGCAAGGCGAGCCGGACCGCCCCCTACCTGGCGGCCCATCTGGCGTAG
- a CDS encoding glycosyltransferase family 1 protein: MSTLHFVVVSIGSAGDLFPFMRVALALRDRGQRVSMLGPEQHAPFVAPTGLPFHGLPADEAVLDHPDLWHPTRGLAVVWNATRPAMARIPAWVAALPPDERIVLLVHPLALPEADLCRAARPGLKVAAAYLAPSNLPTVHDPLLLGPYPVPRWVPPGARRWLWRRLGEALIDPVALPSLNAARAAHGLAPVGDLIDFIVNVPDLSVTLFPEWFAPTQPDWPQPLLRTGFPLYDPSPQDALPPDVARFIEGGAPPVVFTPGTGNRQAAHYFHCALDACARLGARAILLTPHRAQLPAHLPTPALWRDYLPLRALLPHVAALVHHGGIGTTAEALRAGTPQLVVPLAHDQFDNAARVRALGVGASLRAARLQPGRLRKRLAKIVDNQAVADACRRAAAVCAPAELGPLCDRLAALAL, from the coding sequence ATGTCCACGCTCCATTTCGTCGTCGTCAGCATCGGCTCGGCCGGCGACCTGTTCCCCTTCATGCGGGTGGCGCTGGCGCTGCGCGACCGTGGCCAGCGCGTCAGCATGCTCGGCCCGGAGCAGCACGCGCCCTTCGTGGCGCCCACCGGCCTGCCTTTCCACGGCCTGCCGGCCGACGAGGCGGTGCTCGACCATCCCGACCTGTGGCACCCGACGCGCGGCCTGGCCGTGGTCTGGAATGCGACGCGTCCGGCGATGGCGCGCATTCCCGCCTGGGTCGCGGCGCTGCCGCCGGACGAGCGCATCGTGCTGCTGGTGCATCCGCTGGCCCTGCCCGAAGCGGACCTGTGCCGCGCGGCCCGGCCCGGCCTGAAGGTGGCGGCGGCCTACCTGGCGCCGTCGAACCTGCCGACCGTGCACGATCCGCTGCTGCTGGGGCCATATCCCGTGCCGCGCTGGGTGCCGCCGGGCGCACGCCGCTGGCTGTGGCGCCGGCTGGGCGAGGCCCTGATCGATCCGGTCGCCTTGCCCAGCCTGAACGCCGCGCGCGCCGCGCATGGGCTGGCGCCGGTGGGCGACCTGATCGATTTCATCGTGAACGTGCCGGACCTGTCGGTGACCCTGTTCCCGGAATGGTTCGCGCCCACCCAGCCCGACTGGCCTCAGCCGCTGCTGCGCACCGGCTTTCCCCTGTACGACCCGTCCCCCCAGGACGCGCTCCCGCCCGACGTGGCGCGCTTCATTGAAGGAGGCGCGCCGCCGGTGGTGTTCACGCCGGGCACCGGCAACCGCCAGGCCGCGCATTACTTCCACTGCGCCCTGGACGCCTGCGCGCGGCTCGGCGCGCGCGCCATCCTGCTCACGCCCCACCGCGCGCAGCTGCCGGCCCACCTGCCGACGCCAGCGCTGTGGCGCGACTACCTGCCCTTGCGTGCGCTGCTCCCGCACGTGGCGGCCCTGGTCCACCACGGCGGCATCGGCACCACGGCCGAAGCCCTGCGCGCCGGCACGCCGCAACTGGTGGTGCCGCTGGCGCACGACCAGTTCGACAATGCGGCGCGGGTGCGGGCGCTGGGTGTCGGCGCCAGCCTGCGCGCCGCGCGCCTGCAGCCCGGGCGGCTCAGGAAACGCCTGGCGAAAATCGTCGATAATCAAGCGGTGGCCGATGCCTGCCGCCGGGCCGCGGCGGTGTGCGCGCCCGCCGAGCTCGGGCCCCTGTGCGACCGGCTGGCGGCGCTTGCCTTGTGA
- a CDS encoding pyridoxamine 5'-phosphate oxidase family protein yields the protein MDSINRNQPEQNRLDLSGQEAAQRLKDMAQDADSCFFVTHGGVGPSRGVRPMSVREADDAGQLWFLSAGDSHKNAEIAANPAVKLYFQKNAHAGFLELEGYAEVITDRRRIKELWNFMLKTWFTEGEDDPRITAIRVIPRRGYYWDNKHGDAVAGAKVVVGAVLGKTLDDSIEGTLSF from the coding sequence ATGGACTCGATCAACCGCAATCAGCCGGAACAGAACCGCCTCGACCTGAGCGGCCAGGAGGCCGCGCAGCGCCTCAAGGACATGGCGCAGGATGCCGACAGCTGCTTCTTCGTCACCCATGGCGGCGTCGGGCCGAGCCGGGGCGTGCGGCCGATGAGCGTGCGCGAGGCCGACGACGCCGGGCAACTGTGGTTCCTGAGTGCCGGCGACAGCCACAAGAACGCTGAAATCGCCGCCAATCCGGCGGTCAAGCTGTACTTCCAGAAAAATGCCCATGCCGGTTTCCTCGAACTGGAAGGCTATGCCGAGGTGATCACGGATCGCCGCCGCATCAAGGAGCTGTGGAACTTCATGCTCAAGACCTGGTTCACCGAAGGCGAGGACGACCCGCGCATCACCGCCATCCGGGTGATTCCGCGCCGCGGCTACTACTGGGACAACAAGCACGGCGACGCGGTGGCCGGGGCCAAGGTGGTGGTCGGCGCGGTGCTGGGCAAGACCCTCGACGATTCGATCGAGGGTACGCTCAGCTTCTGA